In Kineococcus mangrovi, a single genomic region encodes these proteins:
- the menD gene encoding 2-succinyl-5-enolpyruvyl-6-hydroxy-3-cyclohexene-1-carboxylic-acid synthase, translating to MNPSTALATVLLDAFVRLGLRHLVLSPGSRSAPLAYAAARAADEGRLRLHVRVDERSAGFLALGLARAGELVAVVTTSGTAVANLHPAVLEAHHAGVPLVVLSADRPHELRGSGASQTADAQARVFLPSVRYSADLPAPVDPAAQAPAWRSVVSRAVAAARGLRGDGPGPVHLDVGFSDPLTPSPDVPPASTTGLTVVTGPAAPQPVVLDRGPRTLVLAGDAPDPATGRAARELAEHAGWPLLAEPSSGARGGERAVGPYRLLLDAEDSQGRLGDVERVVLFGHPTLSRPVTRLLARDDVELVVVSPAGTWPDAGFRAARVVPAATVAGRPEPGEQEFAARWDRAAKLAADAVDAVVDEETALAGPWAAREVVRACAADRSVLVVAASNAVRDVDLAGHPLGVRTVSNRGLAGIDGTLATAEGVATVLGPTRLLVGDLAFLHDVNALLPVPGERRPDLTVVLVNDDGGGIFETLEHAAVVARPTFERVVATPHGVDVAALCAAYGVPHVRPRTRAEAATVLAAAPAGLRVVELRTDRAAVRPRLERVAAAVRAAVLDA from the coding sequence GTGAACCCCTCGACCGCCCTCGCGACGGTCCTCCTCGACGCCTTCGTCCGCCTCGGTCTGCGCCACCTCGTCCTCAGCCCCGGCTCGCGCAGCGCGCCCCTGGCCTACGCGGCCGCCCGCGCCGCCGACGAGGGCCGGCTGCGGCTGCACGTGCGCGTCGACGAGCGCAGCGCCGGGTTCCTGGCCCTCGGCCTGGCCCGCGCGGGCGAGCTGGTGGCCGTCGTGACGACGAGCGGGACCGCGGTCGCCAACCTGCACCCGGCCGTCCTGGAGGCCCACCACGCCGGCGTCCCGCTCGTCGTGCTGTCGGCGGACCGCCCGCACGAGCTGCGCGGGTCCGGGGCCAGCCAGACCGCCGACGCCCAGGCGCGGGTGTTCCTGCCCTCGGTCCGCTACAGCGCCGACCTGCCCGCCCCCGTCGACCCCGCCGCGCAGGCCCCCGCCTGGCGCTCGGTCGTCTCCCGCGCCGTGGCCGCCGCCCGCGGGCTGCGCGGTGACGGCCCGGGGCCGGTGCACCTCGACGTGGGCTTCTCCGACCCGCTGACGCCTTCCCCGGACGTCCCGCCGGCCTCGACCACGGGGCTGACGGTCGTCACCGGACCCGCTGCGCCGCAGCCGGTCGTGCTGGACCGCGGACCCCGCACCCTCGTCCTGGCCGGCGACGCCCCCGACCCCGCGACCGGCCGCGCCGCCCGCGAGCTGGCCGAGCACGCCGGCTGGCCGCTGCTGGCCGAGCCCAGCTCCGGGGCCCGGGGCGGGGAGCGCGCCGTCGGGCCCTACCGGCTGCTGCTGGACGCCGAGGACTCCCAAGGACGCCTCGGCGACGTCGAGCGGGTCGTCCTGTTCGGCCACCCCACGCTGTCGCGGCCCGTGACCCGGCTGCTGGCCCGCGACGACGTCGAGCTCGTCGTCGTCAGCCCCGCCGGCACCTGGCCCGACGCCGGCTTCCGGGCCGCCCGCGTCGTCCCGGCCGCCACCGTCGCCGGGCGCCCCGAACCCGGCGAGCAGGAGTTCGCCGCCCGCTGGGACCGCGCCGCCAAGCTCGCGGCCGACGCCGTGGACGCCGTCGTCGACGAGGAGACGGCGCTCGCGGGCCCCTGGGCGGCCCGCGAGGTCGTCCGCGCCTGCGCCGCCGACCGCTCGGTGCTCGTCGTGGCGGCCAGCAACGCCGTGCGCGACGTCGACCTCGCCGGGCACCCCCTGGGGGTGCGGACGGTCTCCAACCGGGGACTGGCGGGCATCGACGGGACGCTGGCCACGGCCGAGGGCGTCGCGACGGTGCTGGGGCCGACCCGGTTGCTCGTGGGTGACCTGGCGTTCCTGCACGACGTCAACGCGCTGCTGCCGGTGCCGGGGGAGCGGCGCCCGGACCTCACCGTCGTCCTCGTCAACGACGACGGCGGCGGGATCTTCGAGACGCTGGAGCACGCCGCGGTCGTGGCGCGCCCCACGTTCGAGCGCGTCGTCGCCACGCCCCACGGCGTGGACGTGGCCGCCCTGTGCGCCGCCTACGGCGTCCCGCACGTGCGCCCGCGCACCCGCGCCGAGGCGGCCACCGTCCTGGCCGCCGCGCCCGCGGGCCTGCGCGTGGTGGAGCTGCGCACCGACCGCGCGGCGGTCCGCCCGCGCCTGGAGCGCGTCGCCGCCGCCGTGCGCGCCGCCGTCCTCGACGCCTGA